In Marivirga salinae, a single window of DNA contains:
- a CDS encoding Na/Pi symporter, translated as MIAINIFLFLLAIDFIGYSFRLLNKDIADSIINLTANPFISLFIGLLITAIIQSSSTSTSMIVAIVASGSIQFSDAIPMIMGANIGTTLTSTLVSLSFITNRDEFRKAIGAGVVHDFFNILVVIILFPLEYNYGVLTNLSSAASNFILGADYVVQDSEFRYFLFTKPVVLFIGGLIPYPVVLAISSFVMLAITVKFLSKTLYKSITGGSREFLQKYFFGSPYRSFFWGIVFTAGVQSSSVTTSVIVPFVATRKISLKQSFTFILGANIGTTITALIAALFKSEAAVSIALVHLFFNLIGVLIFLPFPIIRNIPVRMAKAFGRLAMKFRIAGFVYIIITFFLIPFVLISFNKEEGNEKDSDVKIEESINKPVNPTDSLN; from the coding sequence TTGATTGCAATTAATATTTTTCTATTTCTTCTTGCAATAGATTTTATTGGATATTCATTTCGATTGTTGAATAAGGATATTGCCGATTCTATTATAAATCTTACAGCAAATCCATTTATAAGTCTCTTTATTGGATTATTAATTACGGCAATAATTCAAAGTAGTAGTACTAGTACTTCCATGATTGTAGCTATCGTTGCTTCAGGCTCTATTCAATTTTCTGATGCAATTCCTATGATTATGGGAGCTAACATTGGGACTACATTAACCAGTACGTTAGTTTCTTTGAGCTTTATCACTAATCGGGATGAGTTTAGAAAGGCTATAGGAGCTGGAGTTGTGCATGATTTTTTTAATATTTTGGTAGTAATCATTCTATTTCCTTTAGAATACAATTATGGAGTATTAACAAATCTTTCCTCCGCGGCCTCTAATTTTATTTTAGGAGCTGATTATGTAGTCCAAGATTCTGAATTTCGATACTTTCTATTTACTAAGCCTGTAGTATTGTTTATTGGCGGGTTAATTCCTTACCCTGTTGTTTTGGCTATTTCTTCTTTTGTAATGCTAGCCATAACGGTGAAATTTTTATCTAAGACTTTATATAAATCTATTACAGGCGGTTCAAGGGAATTTTTACAAAAATACTTCTTTGGTAGCCCATATCGCTCTTTTTTCTGGGGAATTGTTTTTACAGCCGGTGTTCAAAGTAGCTCGGTAACTACATCAGTGATTGTCCCATTTGTGGCAACTCGAAAAATAAGCTTGAAGCAAAGTTTCACTTTTATTTTAGGGGCAAATATTGGGACAACCATAACAGCTTTGATTGCAGCACTTTTTAAATCCGAAGCTGCTGTGAGTATAGCTTTGGTTCACTTGTTTTTTAATTTAATTGGAGTTTTAATCTTTTTACCTTTCCCGATTATAAGAAATATACCAGTTAGAATGGCGAAGGCTTTCGGACGATTGGCAATGAAATTCAGGATTGCTGGTTTTGTTTACATTATCATAACCTTCTTCCTGATTCCATTTGTTTTAATATCTTTTAATAAGGAAGAGGGAAATGAAAAAGATTCAGATGTTAAAATAGAGGAGAGTATTAATAAGCCCGTTAATCCGACTGATTCATTGAATTAA
- a CDS encoding cytochrome b5 domain-containing protein: MKKYSPQQLALRNGQDRDEIWIAYQGIIYDVTNSKLWRNGTHYEHWSGQDLTDELKDAPHTEMVFERLQVIGELIQ, from the coding sequence ATGAAGAAATATAGCCCTCAACAGCTTGCTTTACGGAATGGACAGGACAGAGATGAAATCTGGATAGCTTATCAGGGGATTATATATGATGTCACCAATTCCAAACTATGGAGAAATGGGACTCATTATGAACATTGGTCAGGACAAGATTTAACAGATGAGTTAAAAGATGCTCCACACACTGAAATGGTATTTGAAAGACTGCAAGTGATTGGAGAATTAATTCAATGA
- a CDS encoding STAS/SEC14 domain-containing protein, with translation MSTLVSQSENVSIEEQIDVQAAMITFHGSLKSEDYRAAMLANYDLCKQPQINNWLQNNIDAGLLSLEDQKWVSESLIPKAAQEVEKIAVVVSKDVFRKFAAKNILDKQKGKLNFQYFNSLEDAKAWLKA, from the coding sequence ATGTCAACTTTAGTGTCTCAATCAGAAAATGTGTCCATTGAAGAACAAATCGATGTTCAAGCTGCCATGATTACTTTTCATGGAAGTTTAAAGAGTGAAGATTATCGTGCTGCTATGTTAGCGAATTACGATTTATGTAAGCAGCCACAGATCAATAATTGGCTTCAAAATAATATTGATGCTGGATTATTATCATTGGAGGATCAAAAATGGGTGTCTGAGTCACTAATTCCAAAAGCAGCTCAGGAAGTAGAAAAAATTGCGGTAGTAGTTTCAAAAGATGTATTTAGAAAATTTGCTGCTAAAAATATTTTAGATAAGCAGAAAGGAAAATTAAATTTTCAATATTTCAATAGCTTGGAGGATGCCAAAGCTTGGTTGAAAGCATAA